The Megasphaera stantonii genome includes a window with the following:
- a CDS encoding IS1595-like element ISSag10 family transposase translates to MPTIKDALDIIGKLTVAEQESLKTMLLSPAFVKSLNIEDFVAKERFANGRVCPLCGCIHVVRNGHRKDGTQRYVCKDCGKSFVIATNSIVSGTRKDLSVWEQYIDCMMNGLSIRKTAVACGIHRNTAFLWRHKILDALQNMADDVTLDGIIEADETFFAISYKGNHSKSKTFAMPRKAHKRGHSTHIRGLSQEKVCVPCAVNRNGLSISKITNTGRVSTRDLHHIYDGRIKTNSTLVTDKMNSYVRFTNANGIDLVQLKTGKAKKGIYNIQHINSYHSQLKRFMRGFNGVSTKYLNNYLVWNNLVNYAKESDMEKRNIFLTFVLATLKTAKCRDLSNRPAVPLVA, encoded by the coding sequence ATGCCTACTATCAAAGACGCATTAGATATTATCGGTAAGTTGACTGTCGCAGAGCAGGAAAGCCTTAAAACAATGCTTTTAAGTCCTGCCTTTGTAAAGTCTTTGAATATTGAAGATTTCGTAGCAAAGGAACGCTTTGCAAATGGTCGTGTATGCCCTCTTTGTGGCTGTATCCATGTGGTTCGCAATGGTCATCGTAAAGATGGCACACAGCGATATGTATGTAAGGATTGTGGCAAGTCCTTCGTGATTGCTACGAACTCCATTGTGTCTGGTACAAGAAAAGACTTGTCCGTGTGGGAGCAGTACATTGATTGTATGATGAATGGCTTATCCATTCGTAAGACTGCTGTTGCTTGTGGGATTCACAGAAACACCGCATTCCTTTGGAGACACAAGATTTTGGATGCACTTCAGAATATGGCAGACGATGTTACCCTTGACGGCATTATTGAGGCTGACGAAACTTTTTTCGCCATCTCGTACAAGGGCAATCATAGCAAGAGTAAGACATTTGCTATGCCACGCAAGGCTCATAAGCGTGGTCATTCTACACATATCAGAGGCTTGTCCCAAGAAAAGGTATGTGTTCCTTGTGCGGTTAATAGGAATGGCTTGTCTATCTCCAAGATTACGAATACTGGTAGAGTTTCTACAAGAGATTTACATCATATTTATGATGGTAGGATTAAGACCAATTCCACTCTTGTTACGGACAAGATGAACTCCTATGTGAGATTTACAAATGCCAATGGCATTGACCTTGTGCAGTTAAAGACTGGCAAAGCCAAGAAAGGCATTTATAATATCCAACATATCAATAGCTACCATAGCCAGCTAAAGAGGTTTATGCGTGGCTTTAACGGTGTTTCTACCAAGTATCTGAACAACTATCTTGTGTGGAATAACCTTGTAAATTACGCCAAAGAAAGCGACATGGAGAAAAGGAACATCTTCTTAACTTTCGTTTTGGCAACATTGAAAACTGCTAAATGCAGAGATTTATCAAACAGACCAGCAGTTCCTCTGGTCGCCTAA
- the clpX gene encoding ATP-dependent Clp protease ATP-binding subunit ClpX, translating into MNDRNNEPRCSFCGRSQNEVQKLIAGPGVYICDECIAVAQHILEEEKQEVSSDFQLKDLPTPRQIKETLDEYVIGQEAAKKTLAVAVYNHYKRLQTNSVVEDVELQKSNIIMVGPTGCGKTLLAQTLARLLDVPFAIADATSLTEAGYVGEDVENCLLKLIQAADYDIAKAERGIIYIDEIDKIARKSENPSITRDVSGEGVQQALLKILEGTVAGVPPQGGRKHPHQEMLQIDTTNILFICGGAFDGIDKTILNRTTDKNMGFGADIHSKEEHSMESLLKEIIPTDLQKFGLIPELIGRLPVLVTLNPLDEEAMVHILTEPKNALVKQYQKMLDMDDVELEFTPEALQAIAKEALRRNTGARGLRSIIERIMLDVMFDVPSRHDVEKCVVTEDCVTKGTEPDLVLKQVK; encoded by the coding sequence GTGAACGATAGAAATAACGAACCGAGATGCAGTTTCTGCGGCCGCTCGCAAAACGAGGTGCAGAAGCTGATCGCCGGTCCCGGCGTGTATATCTGCGACGAATGCATTGCCGTTGCCCAGCACATCTTGGAAGAAGAAAAGCAAGAAGTATCTTCTGACTTCCAACTGAAAGATCTGCCGACGCCGCGCCAAATCAAGGAGACGCTGGATGAATACGTCATCGGTCAGGAAGCGGCTAAAAAGACGTTGGCTGTCGCCGTATATAATCATTACAAACGACTGCAGACAAACAGTGTAGTAGAAGACGTAGAATTACAAAAATCCAATATCATCATGGTAGGGCCGACGGGCTGCGGTAAGACACTGCTGGCCCAGACCCTGGCCCGGCTGCTGGACGTGCCCTTTGCCATTGCCGACGCGACGAGCCTGACCGAAGCGGGGTACGTCGGCGAAGACGTAGAAAACTGCCTGCTCAAGCTGATTCAGGCGGCGGACTACGACATCGCCAAGGCCGAACGGGGCATTATCTACATCGACGAAATCGACAAGATTGCCCGCAAATCGGAAAACCCGTCCATTACGCGCGACGTATCGGGCGAAGGCGTGCAGCAGGCGCTGCTGAAAATCCTCGAAGGGACTGTGGCCGGCGTGCCGCCTCAGGGCGGGCGCAAGCATCCCCATCAGGAAATGCTGCAGATTGACACGACCAATATCCTGTTCATCTGCGGCGGCGCTTTCGACGGCATCGACAAGACCATTTTGAACCGGACGACGGATAAAAATATGGGCTTTGGCGCCGATATCCATTCGAAGGAAGAGCATTCCATGGAATCGCTCCTGAAGGAAATCATTCCGACGGACTTGCAGAAGTTCGGCCTCATTCCCGAATTGATCGGCCGTCTTCCCGTACTGGTCACGCTGAATCCTCTCGACGAAGAGGCAATGGTTCACATTTTGACGGAACCGAAGAACGCCTTGGTGAAGCAGTATCAGAAGATGCTGGATATGGACGACGTGGAGCTGGAATTTACTCCCGAAGCCCTGCAGGCTATTGCCAAGGAAGCCCTGCGCCGCAACACCGGCGCCCGCGGCCTTCGTTCCATCATCGAGCGGATCATGCTGGACGTCATGTTCGATGTGCCGAGCCGTCACGACGTGGAAAAATGCGTCGTAACGGAAGATTGCGTCACAAAAGGGACAGAGCCTGACCTTGTATTAAAACAGGTAAAATGA
- the clpP gene encoding ATP-dependent Clp endopeptidase proteolytic subunit ClpP, translating into MYVPIVVEQTAQGERSYDIYSRLLKDRIVFLGGPIDDTTANIIIAQLLFLEADNPDKDIHLYINSPGGVVTAGMAIYDTMQYIKPDVSTICVGSAASMASVLLAAGAKGKRFALPHSQVMIHQPLGGVQGQATEIEIHAREILRMRKELNGLLSKHTGQPIDVIQKDTDRDNFMTAEDAKAYGLVDEILVRPHEEAK; encoded by the coding sequence ATGTATGTCCCCATTGTCGTCGAACAGACGGCGCAGGGCGAACGGAGCTACGATATTTATTCCCGTTTGCTCAAAGACCGCATTGTATTTTTAGGCGGTCCCATTGACGATACGACGGCTAACATCATTATCGCCCAGCTGTTATTCCTGGAAGCCGATAACCCGGATAAGGATATCCACCTGTACATCAACAGCCCCGGCGGCGTAGTCACGGCCGGCATGGCTATTTATGATACGATGCAGTATATTAAGCCTGACGTGTCGACTATCTGCGTCGGCTCGGCGGCGAGCATGGCGTCGGTCCTGCTGGCTGCCGGCGCGAAGGGCAAGCGGTTTGCCCTGCCCCATTCGCAGGTCATGATTCATCAGCCCTTAGGCGGCGTTCAGGGACAGGCTACAGAAATCGAAATCCACGCCCGCGAAATTCTGCGCATGCGCAAGGAATTGAACGGCCTGTTGTCCAAGCACACGGGACAGCCCATAGACGTCATTCAGAAGGATACGGATCGGGATAACTTCATGACAGCCGAAGACGCCAAAGCCTACGGCCTTGTCGACGAAATTCTCGTCCGCCCTCACGAAGAAGCGAAATAA